Sequence from the Gemmatimonadaceae bacterium genome:
GCGAGGTCGGTCAGGGCACAGCGCGTGAGCACGTCGCGCGGGAGGCCGTAGAAGTCGGACGCCGCGCGGTTGGCATCGACGATGGCCCCGGTGGCCGGGTCGACCACCAATTGCACCGCCACGTTCTGCTCGAAGAGCTGACGGTAGCGATCGTGGGTGGTGTCGAGCGTCCCGGTGGGCGTACGGTCGTGCGCCCGAAGGTCGTCAGCCATGGATCGGCGAGTCCGCAAGTGGCGAAGCGAAGCGGACAGTCGCCTCGCCACGGCTACATACGGACACCCGGGAGTGGTGTCAATGCCGGGACATGCGCGACGACCGTCTCGCCGGTGGGCGAAACGGCCGTTTGCGGCTGGCGTTCATCGCCATGCGAGTGCGAAACATGCGCGAAACATGCGACATGTGTCGCGCGCACCTCTGCTCACCGCTTGGCGAGCAGCTCCTCGATCAACTGGAGTCCGCGCGGATCGTCCGATTGCCCCAGCCAGAACAGCGCTTTCTTGCGCAGCTCCGGATCGCGCGACGTACGCACGACCTTGATGAGGGCGGGGATCCCCTCGTCGCGCGGGCGCTGGGACAGGGCGAAGATCGCCTGTTCGCGCACGTCGCGATCGAGCGCCGCCTCGCCCACCAGCTCGTCGAGACCGGCCGTCGCCGGCGCCTCGGCCAGTTGTCCGAGCCAGAAGACCGCCTGGCGCCGCACCTCTCGCGGGCGCGAGTCGTCGCGCGCCAGTTGCAGCAGGTCGCGCCAGACCTCGACCGAGTCGATCACCGTGAGCGGAAAGATGGCGGAGTGCGCCCCCTTTCCCTGGTTGGTGCGAGCGACGCCGAGCAGGAGGGAGGCCGCGTCCTTGGTGGAGAGCTGTCCCAGGTCGGTGGCGGACGACTCGGTGCGCCACCGTCCGCCGACGTAGAAGCGCACCTCGCGCACCCGCCCCGCGTCCTTGTCGATGACGATGCGTCCCGGGCCGTGCTCGCAGTCCACATCGTATTCCACGTCGCGCGAGTAGCGATCGCCCCACGTGGTGCGCCCGCGGCGGTCGCCGTTGCGCCAGATGCTCTGGCCCGACCCGCACACGTCGGGGCGGAGGTTGACGGTGAAGCGCACGCGCCCGTCCTGCACCGCGGCGAGGCGTCGCGCGGCGTCCTGGCCTTGCATCTGACGGTGAGGGACGAGGGCGAGCGTGACCAGCAGCGCCCCGAGCGTCCCGCGCACGAGCGAGGTCGTGATCATCCGATGAGATCCTCCAGGAACTTCGCGGCCCGCGGGTCGCGTGACTGGGACAGCCAGAAGATCGCCTTCTTGCGCAGCTCCTTGTCCTTGTCCGACCTGGCGATCTCCATGAGCTTGTCGACCGCCGCCGCGTCGCGGCGCTGCGAGTAGACGAAGATGATCTGCTCCTTCATCTCGCGATCGTCGGCCTTGTTGTAGAGCGCCGCCAGGTCGTCCATCGACGTGGCGCGGCTCTGGCCGGCCCAGAAGAGCGCCTTCTTGCGCATCTCCATCGGCTCCTTGCCGTTCATCGCCAAGTCGAGGAGCCAGCGATTGTTGTCGGTGGCGCGCGTCTGGGAGATGGAGAAGATGATCTTCTCCTTGAGTTCCTCTTCCTTCACGCGACCGTAGAGGCTCCGCAGCAGGTCGGCGTTGGCGCCATCGCGCTGCTGGCCGAGCCAGAAGATCGCCTGCTCGCGCACCTTGAGGGCGGCGCCGTCGCGCTGCGCCAGGTCGCGCAGGATGGTCGAGGCGCGCTGGCTGCGGTGCTGCGACAGGGCGAAGACCGCCTTCTGCAGCACTTCGTCGTTGGACTCCTTCTGCAGGATCTCCTGCAGCATCTCCACCGCGCGCTCGTCACGCGTCTGCCCCAGCCAGAAGACCGCCTGCTCGCGCACCTCGCCATCGGGATCGTTGCGCACGGCCCCCATGAGGATGTCGGCGGCGCGCGCGTCTCCCTTTTGCGAGACGAGGAAGACCGCCTTGCGACGCAGCGAGACCGAGCACTTGTCGCGGCGCGCGAGGACCTTCTCGAGGATCGGGAGGGCGCGATCGGCGTCCATCTGGAGGAGGGCGTTGAGCGCGGCGATGCGCTCGTCGTCGTCCTCGTCGGGGCAGCCGGGTTCCTGCGACGACGCGGAGCGACGCGCCGACGGCGGCATTGGAGGACGCGGCGGGCGCGGGGCACGCACGGTCGTCATGCGGCTTCCGCCTCGCGACTCCCCCGCCCCCGCGCTCTCCGCCACCTGCGCCGCGCACTGCTCATCACCGCGCTTGGCCAGCTCGCCACAGACGCGGATCCGCAGCGTGCTTGCATCGCCCAGCGTTGCAGCCGACGGGAACTCCTCGTTCAGCCGGTCGAGCGCCGACAGTGCCTCGTTGAGCGAACCCGATGCCCCGTCGCGATAGAGCGAGTAGGCGTTCCAGTACAGCGCGTCGCCGGCCAACGGCGCCTTGCCGGCGCGCTTCGCCACTTCCATGAAGAGATCGGCCGCCTTGCGATAGTCGCCGCGGTTCATCCGCTCGCGCGCCTGGCGATAGAGCGAATCCGACACCTGGTCGTTGCTCCACGGCGTGCGGGCTCGCGACGGGAGGATCACCGCGTCCTCGTCGAGGTCGGCCAGCGTCGCCAGCGTCGCCAGTGACGACAGCGACGTGAGCGCGGTGAATTCGCGCAGTCGCGACAGTCCGGCGACCGACGCGGACAATCCCCCCGCATCCATTGCGAGTCGGTAGTCGGCGTGGGCGAGTGCCCGCGCCGCCGCGACCGACGGCGCCGAGGCCGAGCGCGCCGCGCGAGCGGCGGCCGCCAAGGCCCGCGCAGCCGATGCCGCCGATGCCGCCGATGCCGCCGTCGCGGCGCCCGACACGACGACCTGCGCGGTGAGCACGACCGGGGTCAGCGCCGACAGCCCGCCGAGCGCTGCGATGGACACCACGGTCGTCAGGCGTCGCGCCACGGCGCGGCCGGGGATCTGGAGGGAGGGATGGGGGGTCATCATATGGACGTCTCCTTACGTACCGCTGGTGTAGCCGGCGGGAATGGTCGAGCGAAGGCGGGAGAGGACGGCGCCGCGCTCGATGGAGCGCTGGACCAGTCCGCGATCGGCCGACGATTCGGCCGGGAGTTGCACGATCTGCGCGAGCACCAGTTCGAGATCCTCGAGAAGGTGGCGGCGCTGGGCGTCGCTTGCAGCTGGCGAATCGAGGAGCAAGCGCGTGTCGACCAGGAGGTCGCGCGCCCAGCGGTTCATCGAGGCGGGCGCCTCCATCGACCCATCGCGGTTCGCGCGGAAGGCCGTCAGGAGCGCTTCGGCGCGCGAGAGGTGCTGGACGGCGGCCACATCGTAGATGGCGCCACCGTCCGGCGTCGCCCGCGAACCGGGAGTCGCCGAGGGCGTGCGGCCGGAGCTCGAGGACACGTCGCGCGCGGGGAGCTGCGCGCTGGGCGATGCATCAGGGCCAGCGGGAGCCGACGCGAGCGACGGCGCATCGGGCGACGTCGCCTGGCGTGCCGACCACAGT
This genomic interval carries:
- a CDS encoding HEAT repeat domain-containing protein; this encodes MITTSLVRGTLGALLVTLALVPHRQMQGQDAARRLAAVQDGRVRFTVNLRPDVCGSGQSIWRNGDRRGRTTWGDRYSRDVEYDVDCEHGPGRIVIDKDAGRVREVRFYVGGRWRTESSATDLGQLSTKDAASLLLGVARTNQGKGAHSAIFPLTVIDSVEVWRDLLQLARDDSRPREVRRQAVFWLGQLAEAPATAGLDELVGEAALDRDVREQAIFALSQRPRDEGIPALIKVVRTSRDPELRKKALFWLGQSDDPRGLQLIEELLAKR
- a CDS encoding HEAT repeat domain-containing protein, translating into MMTPHPSLQIPGRAVARRLTTVVSIAALGGLSALTPVVLTAQVVVSGAATAASAASAASAARALAAAARAARSASAPSVAAARALAHADYRLAMDAGGLSASVAGLSRLREFTALTSLSSLATLATLADLDEDAVILPSRARTPWSNDQVSDSLYRQARERMNRGDYRKAADLFMEVAKRAGKAPLAGDALYWNAYSLYRDGASGSLNEALSALDRLNEEFPSAATLGDASTLRIRVCGELAKRGDEQCAAQVAESAGAGESRGGSRMTTVRAPRPPRPPMPPSARRSASSQEPGCPDEDDDERIAALNALLQMDADRALPILEKVLARRDKCSVSLRRKAVFLVSQKGDARAADILMGAVRNDPDGEVREQAVFWLGQTRDERAVEMLQEILQKESNDEVLQKAVFALSQHRSQRASTILRDLAQRDGAALKVREQAIFWLGQQRDGANADLLRSLYGRVKEEELKEKIIFSISQTRATDNNRWLLDLAMNGKEPMEMRKKALFWAGQSRATSMDDLAALYNKADDREMKEQIIFVYSQRRDAAAVDKLMEIARSDKDKELRKKAIFWLSQSRDPRAAKFLEDLIG